TGTCCGATGCCGGAAATAACAAAGATGATGGCGAGTTCAAGTCCAAGAGCACATGGATGGTGACGTACGGCAATGGCCGATTTGGTACGCCTCAGAAACTTTTTGATGGTGCTTACCATGGCGGAATTTCGGATGATTATAAGCTTGCTGTGACCGGAGCGCGCTTGTTGCGTGCTCGAGTGGCTCCTGCAGGGGGGACGCTTGCGAATGCGCGCGATACCGTCTGGTACAATGGCGAACAGGCTTGCAATGTGTCGCTTGCGACGGATGGCTCCAAACGTGTGGCTTTCCTCGATTTTGGCGGCAAAACCGGTGCCGATTTTGTGGGGGAAAGCTACGGAACGCATGAACGTTTGTTGATTGCCGATAGCACTGGTAAACTGATTAAGGCGATTGCCGCTCCGGTTGGCTATAGCTTTGACCATGCAGAATGGGCGTTGAACTATGTGAGCCCGGACCCGGATGGTGGCCTGATTGTGGCGACCCTTACGAATGCCAATGGAGCCCATACAAAAGTAGTCCTTGTGAATGTGGGGGATGGCTCTATTCTGGATTTGGTCGAGGGCGATGAACTTTGGCATCCGAGTATCTGGCGTAAAAAGATTTATGTGCCAGAAACGGATAAGCTGGACCCCGATAGCGCAGGCGTTTACTTGCGTCCCTCCGATAAGTGGGAATCCGTCATTATGCGCTATAAGATGGAACTCCTCTGGAAATACCGCGATTCTGCGAATGTGGTCATTCTGGGGTCTTCGAGGCCGATGTTTGGCGTGACTCCGCTTGGTTTCAATAAAAAGTTCTTTGCCGTGAATTTTGGTCAAACTCCGAATTCCATATACATGTCGAGAGATTACTTGGACCATTACATCTTCAATCACATGAAGAACCTCAAGTACATTGTGGTTTCGCTGGACATTGATTTTTGGCACAAGGTAGATGGCCCGTACGGGGATAACTTCTTCTATACCGATTTCAGAAATTACCCTGGGTACATTTATGATGAAAACCATGATTTCTGGAAAGACGGCTACCCGGAAGGCTTGCTTGAATTTACGGAAAACTCGGTAGGCTCATCGGATGAACGCTATTACATGAAGGATCGTGGACGCTATTCGAATGCCAATTGCGGTTCCTGGCGCGAAGAGCCCGAAATCGAACAGGACAGTCTTTACCTGGATGAACACAGAAATTTGATTGACGATAGCAAGGATGCGCTCCTGACTATTATCAAGGAAGCCGCAAAACGCGATATCCGCGTGGTGGGTCTCATTTTCCCGCAAAGCCCGGCGTATGCAGAAACGGGTGCCTTTGGCCGCTATGGACTCCGTCGTAGTTCTGCGGAAAAGCTGATTAACGAGCTTAAGTCCTTGAATAAGGAATATCCGAATTTTGTTGTGATGGATGAAAATAAAATGGGGAAGCATGACTATACCGATATGATGGCTGTAGATGAAGACCATCTCTGCTATGGCGGTAGCGTTGTTTTGACTTCTAGACTGAATGATCTCTTGTTGTCCTGGGAGGCAAAAAAATGAAACGAGAAGCCTTTGCAAATATCGGGTTCCTTGCATTTTTTGCGTTGACTCTAGCGCTTTTGAATTCGTGTACCGATCACAACAGTTCTCTTTCTTCGGGAGAACCTTCGCCTGTCGATTCGGATATTGAAGGTTTTGCCTTCGTAAAGGCTAGTGGTCGGTCGGCACTTTTGGGGACTAATTTGAATAGTGCCCGCAAGAGCGATACGCCCCAGATGGAAGCTTATTTTACGTATGACTTTTACATAGGCGAGCATGAGGTTACCTGTGGTGAGTACCACGCCTTGCGCAAGGAGGCTGGTGCCAAGTGCGATGGCATATATGGTAACAAAAGTCCCATCACGAACGTGACTTTTTATGATGCAGTCCTTTATGCCAATGCCAAAAGCAAGAGCGAAAACCTTGATACCGTTTATACGTACACTAGCGCTTCTTTTGATGCGTCCGGCAGTTGCGACAACTTGACGGGACTCATCTTCCATGAAACTGTGAAGGGGTATCGTTTGCCGACGGAAGCCGAATGGGTCTATGTGGCAAGCAAGGGCTGGGATCCTGAAAAGGGCTGGAATAGCGTCAATTCGGATTATACGTTCCATGATGTGGCGACATCTCCGGCGAACCCTCTTGGCGTTTACGACATGGCTGGTAACGTCCTTGAATGGGTAAATGACTGGATGACTTATTTCCAGAAAGAGGCGGTGACTAATTTTGTCGGCGGTGCCGATGAAGGTAGCCTTGGTGAACGCGTTGTCAAGGGGGGCAGTTACAGGAATGAACCTTTGGCGATAACCTTGTACAACCGTGGCGATGTCTATACGGTGACTGGCTCAAGCAAGGGCGATTATCTTGGGTTTAGGCTTGCTTTAGGTGAAATTCCCAACGCTTCTTGGCTTGACGAAAACGGCTCTGTCAAGGAATCTGTCGTGAAGTCGCAGATAGCCATTTTCGAAATGAAACACTTGACGGGAACGTTTGAATCCAAGCTTGTATTCCGCAATGACATATCGAGCAATTTGTCCTTTATTGATTTTGGAAGTGGCGTTATTTCCGTTGTCGAAATCGACAATACGGAGAAGGCTTATCACCCCGATATCTCACCAGATGGCAAGCGCGTGGCGTATAGCACGAGCATTGAAGGTTTGGGTGGAGTATCTAGCGTTTATGTGCGCAACCTGGATGCAACGGGTTCGGACCTTGTCAAGCTGGATGTTGAAAATGCCGCTATCCCGCGCTGGAAACTTTTGGAAAATGGCGATACGGCGATTGTCTATGTGACTAGTTCCGCAAATAACAAGGACGATGAAGCATTTGCGGCTACGAGCACATGGCAGGTGCCTTTTAACAATGGCAAGTTTGGCAAGCCCAAAAAGCTCTTTGATGGCGCTTATCATGGCGGCGTGAGTGCGACAAAGCAACTCGCTGTTTCTGGCGCGAGACTTTTGCGTGCTCGAGTTGCCCCGAGCGGGAAAACGGTTCTTAATGGAATCGATACCGTCTGGTATGGCGGTGAACAGGCTTGTAATGTGTCTTTGGCTAATGACGGTAGCGATAGAACGGCCTTCCTCGATTTTGGTGGCAAGACGGGTGCAGAATTTGTAGGCCAGTCTTACCGCACGCATGAACGCCTCTTGATTGCTGATGCGAAGGGAAAACTCATACAGAGTGTTGCAGCTCCGAAGGGTTATACCTTTGACCATACGGAATGGGTGCTGGGTGGCTCTAATTACGTTGTTGCAACGCTTGCCAATGCCAGTGGCGCCCATCAGAAAATCGTATTGATTAACTTGTCCGATAGCACGGTGACAACTCTTGCCGAAGGCGATGAACTCTGGCATCCGTGCCTGTGGCATTCTAAAAACCTCTATAACAGCAAGGAACTTGATACCGATAGCGCAGGCGTCTATTATTTGTCCAGTGCCTATTATAGCGCTTTGGAACTTCGTGTGAAAATGCAGCGATTCTGGGAAAATCGCGATGAAATTACAGCCGTCGCCCTGGGCTCTTCGCGCACGATGTTCGCCTTGCACGACAAGGATGTCGAATCGCACCACTTGCTCAATATGGCCTATTCCGCGGGGCAAATTACGGGAATGGGGTATTTGTTTGTCAACTATGTGCTGAACCATCTCAAGAATTTGAAGGTCCTGGTGCTTGAACTTTCTCCGGACTTCTTATGGTATGACGGCTTTTCGACATGGATAAATATTATATACAATAAGGTCCCGGGCTTCAAGTACGACGAAAACCACAATTTCTGGGTTGATGGCTTGCCGGAACATTTTGTCGACGCCGTAAAGGTGACCCCGCGCCCGGAAACGGCGCTTCAGCATCCTTATACGCTAGAAGATTTCTTGCTTCCGGATGCTACATGGGGGTATCCGGTATTGCTGAGAGATTCCACGGAGGCTGAATTTGATTCTCCGGTCTACAAGGAAAATTTTGAGTGCTTTAAGTATGTGATAAAAATAGCTCGTCAGAAGGGGCTCAAGGTCGTTGTGACAATCCTACCGCAGAATCCTGCATACGCAGAGACGGGCTCGTTTGGCGTTTATGGTCCAAGAAAGAGTATTGCCAAGGATGTTATTGATTCCATAAAGGCAATGGATGTTATATTTTTTGATGAATACAAGTTCGGAGCTCATGACTATACGGACGAGATGGCGTATAACGTTGACCACTTGAGTACATCAGGTGCAAAACAGTACACCCATAGACTTGATTCGTTATTGTCGACTTTAAAAAAGTAGATTATAAGGTATAAGGGGAGCAAATATGAGATATCTTTTAATTGCTTTATCGGCGCTTTTATATGCATGTACTGATTCTAACAGTACAACGGGATTTAACGAAGATGCTGTGAATACAGCTGAAGATTCCCTTTCGGGTATGATCCGTGTTTCTGGAAATGCCGTGGCTCACTTGGGAACAAATGACGCTACGGCAAAGTCTACGGAACGCCCGCAAATGGATGTCCTGTTGACCTATGATTTTTCGATTGGAAAAAATGAGGTGACTTGTGGAGACTTCAATGCCTTGATGAAACCGGCAACGGGGCTCAAGGTGAAGTGCATTACGAATATGTATCCGGCAACGGATGTGACTTATTACGATGCGGTGCTTTTCGCGAACGAACGTAGCAAGTCCGAGGGGCGCGATACCGCCTATACGTATATCGCGACTCAGTTTGATGATGGAAAACATTGTACGAACTTGGATGGTTTTGCCTTCCACCCCGAAGTCGATGGTTACCGTTTGCCGACCGAAGCCGAATGGTCTCTTGTGGCGAAGGCAGCTTGGAACGCTGGTGGCTGGACTGCCGAGAATTCGGACTATCAGCTCCATGAAGTTTGCGGCAAGTTTGATAAGAATACGAAAGTCTGCGATATGCTCGGTAACGCCATGGAATGGGTGAACGATTGGTATGGCGGATTTTTGGATACGACTTTGACAAACTATGTGGGGTCTCCGGATGCGGGCATGTTTGGAATGCGCGTGGTCAAGGGCGGTAGCTATAGGAATGCGTTAAATTCAATCCATCTCTACAATCGTGGCGACGTGTACCCAGTAACTTGCTCGAGCCATGTGGACTATGTCGGGTTCCGCCTGGCTTATGGCTCTATTCCTGATGCGGTGTGGCTTGGCTCTAATGGAAAGCCGGCAACAAGCCGCGTTGTATCGCTTGCCAATTCTACAGTCATTCGTTCTCAGACGGGGACATATAAAGTGAAGCTTGCTTTCCGTGACGACCTTACGGGAAATCTGGCTTATATTGATTACTCGAGCGGCGCTTCGGTTGTAAATGAAATTGTGGATAACATCCCCGTGTACCACCCTGAAATATCACCTGATGGGAAAAAGGTTGCGTTCTGCACGAATATTGAAGGCCTTTCAGGAAAGTCTGAAGTTTATGTGCGCGACTTGAATACCTCGGGATCAAACCTCGTGAAACTCGATGTCGAAAGTGCCGCAATCCCGCGCTGGCGTGTGCTCGAAAACGGTGATACTGTGATTGTGTATGTGACGGAAGCGGGCAATAACAAGGATGAAGCTTCATTCAAGACCGCGTCTACGTGGCAGGTCAAGTTTGCAGATGGCAAGTTTGGCAAACCTGAAAAACTTTTTGATGGCGCTTATCACGGTGGTGTCAGCGAAGACAATCGCCTTGCCGTTACAGGGGCGAGAATCCTGCGTGCACGTATCGCAAAGCCGGGTTCTACAGTTATGACTGATGCGGTTGACACGGTTTGGTACAAGTATAATGACGAGGCGGAACAGGCCTGCAATGCCTCGCTTGCAAAGGATAGCAGTAAGCGTACCTTGTTCCTCGATTTTGGCGGCAAGACTGGTCAGAGCTTTGCTGAAACGAGTTACATGACGCATGAACGCTTGCTTGTCGTGGATTCGACGGGAACGCTTGTCCAGTCGGTGGCGGCACCGAGCGGATTTACATTTGACCATAGCGAATGGGCGTTTGGCGCCCGTAACATTGCCGTTGCAACGTTGACAAACATAAATGGTGCGCATTCAAAGATTGTGCTGCTTAATTTGTCGAAAGATCAGCAAATCGAACTCGCTGAAGGTGATGAACTTTGGCACCCGAATCTGTGGGTGAAAAAGGATTTTGACCTGGATGACGACTTGATGCTCAATCTCGATAGTGCAGGCGTGTACTTTAGAGAAGGGCAAGACTGGGCGCACATTTCGATGGGCTACAAGATGTCGCTTTTGTGGAAGTACAGAAACGATGTCGAAATCCTGTGCGTCGGTAGCTCGAGAACCGAAAATAGTGTGATGGTCACGTCGATTACATCTGGTTTTGCTCTGAACACTGGGCATTCGGGTAACGACATGAACGCCTCGCTTTATGTTGCCGAAAACTATGGCCTCAACCATTTGAAAAAACTGAAGAGCATCGTGGTATCCCTGGATTTGGACCTTTGGCACAACTCCATGGAATATACGGAAATCCTGATTGCGACGACACCGGGATTTGTGTACGATGCTAGCCATGGATTCTGGACTTCTGGATTGCCGGATGGCTTCTTGGAAGCGGTTGAGCTTTCTTCGCAGTATTCCGATGTGGCAAGGACGATTTATGAACCTACACGTGGATTCTTTAGCGATGTGGGCTCGGGCTGGGGGAATGCTTCTGTGGAACTTGACTCTAACTGGCATGGCGATGTCGGCATGCAAAAGATTGAATGGAACATCAAGCGCTTGAAGGACTTCATTATCAAAACGGAACCTTTGGGCGTGAATATCGTTGGCGTCATTTTCCCGCAGAATCCGGGGTACCGCAATACCGGTTCTTGGGGCCGTTACGGACCGAGACGCTCTGTGGCCAAGGATATCATGGATTCCCTCAGCAAGTTCCAGAAACAGTATCCGCATTTCCATGTGCTAGACGAAAATAAGAGTGGATATCATGACTATGAGGATGACTGTGCGGTAAATACGGACCATCTGAGTTTAATTGGTGCGGCCAAAGTCACGGGGCGTATTGATTCACTACTGAAAACGCTGAAGTGATAACGGATTTGGTACTTTTTGGGATGATGGAAAGTTTGTATATTAGTTCCAAGGAATCGTATTATGAAAATTTTTGGAATGAGTAAAGCTTTAGTCTTGGGTGTTACAGCCTTATCCGTAACTTTCCTCGAATCCTGTTCGGATTCTCCGACGCAGACTGAAATGGGTTCGTCCCTTGTCTGCTCATCGTCCGAAAACTGCCGTGATGTTTCTTTGCAGGATGGTTTTGCTCTGATCAAGTCTTCTGGAAAGTATACGGAACTAGGGACGAATGTCAAGTCCGCTCCGCAAAAAGAACGCCCCCAGATGGATGTCAAGTTTGCATACGATTTCCAGCTTGGCAAGCACGAAGTCACCTGTGGTGAATTCAACGATGTGATGGGTAAAGATAGCCACCTTAAGTTGGAGTGCTCGAACAAAAATTTACCTGCCGTCAACGTGACGTTCTACGATGCCGTTCTCTTTGCCAATGCCAAAAGCAAAAAGGCAGGGCTAGATTCGGCCTATAGCTATACTTCTGCAGAATTCAATAAAAGTGGCAATTGCGTCCTTCTGGAAGGTTTCAAGTTTGATCCGAATGTCGATGCGTTCCGTTTGCCGACCGAAGCCGAATGGGTTTTTGCGGCAGGGATTTCTTCGAATGCTGAAAACAGCTGGAATGCCGGAAATTCCGATTTCAAGGCTCACGAAGTCTGTGGCAAAAAAGATGAAAACGGACTTTGCGATTTGTTCGGCAACGTGACGGAATGGGTGAACGACTGGCTTGGGAGTTTCCGCGATACGACAATTACAGATTACGTGGGTGCCACGAATGGTGGTAGCCTTGGCGAACGCGTCATCAAGGGCGGTAGCTTCAGGAGTGAAACTTCTGCAATTACCCTGTATGCACGTGGCGATGTCTATACGGTTACGGGAGCGAGTTCTTCGG
The DNA window shown above is from Fibrobacter sp. UWB2 and carries:
- a CDS encoding TIGR02171 family protein; its protein translation is MRYLLIALSALLYACTDSNSTTGFNEDAVNTAEDSLSGMIRVSGNAVAHLGTNDATAKSTERPQMDVLLTYDFSIGKNEVTCGDFNALMKPATGLKVKCITNMYPATDVTYYDAVLFANERSKSEGRDTAYTYIATQFDDGKHCTNLDGFAFHPEVDGYRLPTEAEWSLVAKAAWNAGGWTAENSDYQLHEVCGKFDKNTKVCDMLGNAMEWVNDWYGGFLDTTLTNYVGSPDAGMFGMRVVKGGSYRNALNSIHLYNRGDVYPVTCSSHVDYVGFRLAYGSIPDAVWLGSNGKPATSRVVSLANSTVIRSQTGTYKVKLAFRDDLTGNLAYIDYSSGASVVNEIVDNIPVYHPEISPDGKKVAFCTNIEGLSGKSEVYVRDLNTSGSNLVKLDVESAAIPRWRVLENGDTVIVYVTEAGNNKDEASFKTASTWQVKFADGKFGKPEKLFDGAYHGGVSEDNRLAVTGARILRARIAKPGSTVMTDAVDTVWYKYNDEAEQACNASLAKDSSKRTLFLDFGGKTGQSFAETSYMTHERLLVVDSTGTLVQSVAAPSGFTFDHSEWAFGARNIAVATLTNINGAHSKIVLLNLSKDQQIELAEGDELWHPNLWVKKDFDLDDDLMLNLDSAGVYFREGQDWAHISMGYKMSLLWKYRNDVEILCVGSSRTENSVMVTSITSGFALNTGHSGNDMNASLYVAENYGLNHLKKLKSIVVSLDLDLWHNSMEYTEILIATTPGFVYDASHGFWTSGLPDGFLEAVELSSQYSDVARTIYEPTRGFFSDVGSGWGNASVELDSNWHGDVGMQKIEWNIKRLKDFIIKTEPLGVNIVGVIFPQNPGYRNTGSWGRYGPRRSVAKDIMDSLSKFQKQYPHFHVLDENKSGYHDYEDDCAVNTDHLSLIGAAKVTGRIDSLLKTLK
- a CDS encoding TIGR02171 family protein encodes the protein MSKSFAHTFFFGKVLFLVPFLLVFFGCDTFFGEHVWLNAPVEADNAHDGLILIKASKVKNSSGGTLSYLGTYASSAKASERPQLRAALNYDFSMGMHEVTCAEFKSIMGTTFDERCNGEDSDLLPVTKVTYYDAVLYSNERSKREGYDTSYSYTLTTFDGNGNCISMEGLVFHPEVDAYRLPTEAEWLMAADRDWNPSGEWNAQNSGFEPKNVCSYPRLHGEFCDMGGNVKEWVSDWLGYFKDTTITNYVGGPDGGVLGERVIKGGSYRNEPSAIKLYSRGDVYVVTSAAKSEYLGFRIAFGKIPGAVWMGRDGKARDSRIIPMASATNIKNAFDTYRTMLVFRNDVTGNLAYVDYVNGTLSVTEISDSIDSYHPDISPDGRLVVFCTGMEGVSGKSEAYIRSLSTSNTKPLKVKADGNVSIPRWRVLENGDTAIVYVSDAGNNKDDGEFKSKSTWMVTYGNGRFGTPQKLFDGAYHGGISDDYKLAVTGARLLRARVAPAGGTLANARDTVWYNGEQACNVSLATDGSKRVAFLDFGGKTGADFVGESYGTHERLLIADSTGKLIKAIAAPVGYSFDHAEWALNYVSPDPDGGLIVATLTNANGAHTKVVLVNVGDGSILDLVEGDELWHPSIWRKKIYVPETDKLDPDSAGVYLRPSDKWESVIMRYKMELLWKYRDSANVVILGSSRPMFGVTPLGFNKKFFAVNFGQTPNSIYMSRDYLDHYIFNHMKNLKYIVVSLDIDFWHKVDGPYGDNFFYTDFRNYPGYIYDENHDFWKDGYPEGLLEFTENSVGSSDERYYMKDRGRYSNANCGSWREEPEIEQDSLYLDEHRNLIDDSKDALLTIIKEAAKRDIRVVGLIFPQSPAYAETGAFGRYGLRRSSAEKLINELKSLNKEYPNFVVMDENKMGKHDYTDMMAVDEDHLCYGGSVVLTSRLNDLLLSWEAKK
- a CDS encoding TIGR02171 family protein, with protein sequence MKREAFANIGFLAFFALTLALLNSCTDHNSSLSSGEPSPVDSDIEGFAFVKASGRSALLGTNLNSARKSDTPQMEAYFTYDFYIGEHEVTCGEYHALRKEAGAKCDGIYGNKSPITNVTFYDAVLYANAKSKSENLDTVYTYTSASFDASGSCDNLTGLIFHETVKGYRLPTEAEWVYVASKGWDPEKGWNSVNSDYTFHDVATSPANPLGVYDMAGNVLEWVNDWMTYFQKEAVTNFVGGADEGSLGERVVKGGSYRNEPLAITLYNRGDVYTVTGSSKGDYLGFRLALGEIPNASWLDENGSVKESVVKSQIAIFEMKHLTGTFESKLVFRNDISSNLSFIDFGSGVISVVEIDNTEKAYHPDISPDGKRVAYSTSIEGLGGVSSVYVRNLDATGSDLVKLDVENAAIPRWKLLENGDTAIVYVTSSANNKDDEAFAATSTWQVPFNNGKFGKPKKLFDGAYHGGVSATKQLAVSGARLLRARVAPSGKTVLNGIDTVWYGGEQACNVSLANDGSDRTAFLDFGGKTGAEFVGQSYRTHERLLIADAKGKLIQSVAAPKGYTFDHTEWVLGGSNYVVATLANASGAHQKIVLINLSDSTVTTLAEGDELWHPCLWHSKNLYNSKELDTDSAGVYYLSSAYYSALELRVKMQRFWENRDEITAVALGSSRTMFALHDKDVESHHLLNMAYSAGQITGMGYLFVNYVLNHLKNLKVLVLELSPDFLWYDGFSTWINIIYNKVPGFKYDENHNFWVDGLPEHFVDAVKVTPRPETALQHPYTLEDFLLPDATWGYPVLLRDSTEAEFDSPVYKENFECFKYVIKIARQKGLKVVVTILPQNPAYAETGSFGVYGPRKSIAKDVIDSIKAMDVIFFDEYKFGAHDYTDEMAYNVDHLSTSGAKQYTHRLDSLLSTLKK